The following proteins come from a genomic window of Aspergillus luchuensis IFO 4308 DNA, chromosome 3, nearly complete sequence:
- a CDS encoding uncharacterized protein (COG:Q;~EggNog:ENOG410Q181;~InterPro:IPR034001,IPR017871,IPR027417,IPR003593, IPR010929,IPR029481,IPR003439,IPR013525,IPR034003;~PFAM:PF01061,PF00005,PF06422,PF14510;~TransMembrane:13 (o520-537i549-570o599-619i626-648o654-676i765-782o1183-1203i1215-1234o1254-1285i1297-1321o1327-1345i1357-1378o1451-1470i);~go_component: GO:0016020 - membrane [Evidence IEA];~go_component: GO:0016021 - integral component of membrane [Evidence IEA];~go_function: GO:0005524 - ATP binding [Evidence IEA];~go_function: GO:0016887 - ATPase activity [Evidence IEA];~go_function: GO:0042626 - ATPase-coupled transmembrane transporter activity [Evidence IEA];~go_process: GO:0055085 - transmembrane transport [Evidence IEA]) — MAQLEEPDESSQPSSSKYEELASGPSNSQRPPRLTRNESSFMENMDPEQKAELTRLASNFPRRQSTLDSTVDGPVERKDTLEGLEMGDPVLDPTNDQFDHYKWVRMVLKILDREGIPRPPSTGVVFQHLNVSGSGSALQYQNNVSSILLAPFRPQEYLPCVQRTPEKHILRDFDGLLRSGELLIVLGRPGSGCSTFLKSLCGELHGLKLRKSSEIQFNGISMEKMHKEFKGEVLYNQEVDKHFPHLTVGQTLEFAAAARAPENRVQGVTRQQYAKYVTQVALTIFGLSHTYNTKVGDDYIRGVSGGERKRVSIAEMALSGAPVGAWDNSTRGLDSASALEFVKALRVSANLAGTCHAVAIYQASQAIYDVFDKAIVLYEGREIYFGPCDEAKEYFENMGWLCPPRQTTGDFLTSVTNPQERQAREGMENKVPRTPDDFEKYWKNSPQYARLQQEIEQHMKEFPLGGKHEQQFGEMKRLKQARHVWSKSPYIISIPMQVKLCTIRAYQRIWNDKPSTLTNVIGRIAMSLIIGSMYFGTPNATVGFQSKGAALFFAVLMNALISITEINSLYDQRPIIEKQASYAFVHPFAEAFGGIVSDIPVKFVSAVVFNIIFYFLAGLRYEPSQFFIFFLFTFLSTLAMSGIFRTLAASTKTLAQAMAMAGVIVLAIVIYTGFVIPTPQMSSIPWFSWIRWINPVFYTFEALIANEFHGRRFTCSQFIPSYPTLTGDSFICSIRGSVAGERTVSGDAYIETQYNYTYAHEWRNLGILIGFWIFFTVVYLIATELNSATSSKAEFLVFRRGHVPPHMRGLDKKPQGDAGAGSVAVAHRSAESEKDASALPEQHSIFTWRNVCYDIPVKGGQRRLLDNVSGWVKPGTLTALMGVSGAGKTTLLDVLAKRVSIGVVTGDMLVDGKPLDSSFQRKTGYVQQQDLHLSTTTVREALRFSALLRQPKSVSKKEKYKHVEEVIEMLNMQDFASAIVGTPGEGLNVEQRKLLTIGVELAAKPALLIFLDEPTSGLDSQSSWAICAFLRKLANHGQAVLSTIHQPSALLFQQFDRLLFLAKGGRTVYFGDIGEQSQTLLTYFESNGARPCGPSENPAEYMLEIIGAGASGRATKDWPAVWNDSQQAHDIQKEIDRIHQERASAPETGNDDAQKGEYAMPFPNQLWHVTHRVFQQYWREPSYVWAKLILATLASLFIGFTFFKPDSNMQGFQDVLFSAFMLTSIFSTLVQQIMPKFVVQRSLYEVRERPSKAYSWAAFLVANVLVEIPYQILAGVIAYACYYYPIYGANQASHRQGLMLLFVVQFYMFTSTFAALVISALPDAETGGSIATLMFIMALTFNGVMQPPQALPGFWIFMYRVSPLTYLIAGITATGLHGRAIQCSSEEMSVFNPPSGQTCGQYMAQYLQTAAGTLSNPAATQGCQYCQLQNADQYLATSEIYYSQRWRNFGIGWAYVGFNIMGTVALYYMFRVKHYNPTSLVRGVVQGARVVCRVFKRRSGQTPKGREAENGKLF; from the exons ATGGCGCAGCTTGAGGAGCCCGACGAGAGCTCGCAGCCCAGCTCCTCTAAATATGAGGAATTGGCTTCTGGGCCGAGCAACTCTCAAAGACCACCGCGATTGACGCGCAATGAAAGCTCCTTCATGGAGAATATGGACCCTGAGCAAAAGGCTGAATTGACCCGCTTGGCTTCCAATTTTCCAAGGCGCCAGAGCACTCTCGATTCGACTGTCGATGGACCGGTTGAACGAAAGGACACCCTTGAAGGGCTGGAAATGGGCGACCCAGTCCTTGATCCCACAAATGACCAATTCGATCACTACAAATGGGTTCGCATGGTGCTGAAGATATTGGATAGGGAGGGAATCCCTCGACCTCCTTCGACTGGTGTCGTCTTCCAGCATCTTAATGTCTCGGGCTCAGGTTCCGCCCTACAATACCAGAACAACGTGTCTTCAATTCTTCTCGCCCCTTTCAGGCCGCAGGAGTACCTGCCTTGTGTGCAGCGCACTCCGGAGAAGCATATCCTGCGCGACTTTGATGGCCTACTTAGAAGTGGTGAGCTTTTGATCGTTCTGGGACGCCCTGGGAGTGGCTGTTCAACTTTCTTGAAGTCTTTATGTGGGGAACTTCATGGCCTGAAGCTCCGCAAAAGCTCTGAAATCCAGTTCAATGGTATCTccatggagaagatgcacAAAGAGTTCAAGGGCGAGGTGCTATACAATCAGGAGGTGGATAAGCATTTCCCGCATCTCACTGTTGGTCAAACGTTGGAAtttgccgccgccgcgaGAGCGCCCGAGAACCGAGTGCAAGGCGTTACTCGACAGCAATATGCTAAATACGTTACTCAGGTCGCTCTGACTATTTTTGGCCTGTCACACACGTATAACACAAAGG TTGGCGATGACTATATCAGGGGTGTATCAGGAGGCGAACGAAAGCGAGTCAG TATTGCTGAGATGGCGC TCTCCGGGGCACCTGTTGGGGCTTGGGATAATAGTACAAGGGGCCTCGACTCTGCAAGTGCTCTGGAATTCGTCAAGGCTCTGCGGGTCTCAGCAAACTTAGCCGGTACCTGTCATGCAGTTGCGATCTATCAAGCATCCCAAGCAATATACGATGTGTTTGACAAGGCAATCGTTCTATATGAGGGTCGCGAGATCTACTTCGGTCCATGCGACGAGGCAAAGGAATATTTCGAGAACATGGGATGGCTTTGCCCGCCGCGCCAGACAACCGGTGACTTCCTGACATCAGTCACTAACCCCCAAGAGCGTCAAGCACGTGAAGGAATGGAGAACAAGGTTCCTCGGACACCAGATGACTTCGAAAAGTACTGGAAGAACAGCCCTCAGTATGCCAGGCTTCAGCAGGAAATCGAACAGCACATGAAGGAGTTTCCATTAGGTGGAAAGCATGAGCAACAGTTTGGTGAAATGAAGCGCCTGAAACAAGCGCGACATGTTTGGTCAAAGAGTCCCTATATAATCTCTATTCCCATGCAGGTAAAGCTTTGTACCATTAGGGCGTATCAAAG GATCTGGAATGATAAGCCTTCCACTCTGACAAACGTCATTGGAAGAATTGCAATGTCCCTTATCATAGGCTCAATGTATTTTGG AACACCAAATGCCACTGTGGGCTTTCAGAGCAAAGGGGCTGCTCTTTTCTTCGCTGTGCT GATGAACGCTCTCATTAGCATTACAGAGATAAACTCGCTTTACGACCAACGGCCGATTATTGAAAAACAAGCATCATACGCTTTTGTCCATCCTTTTGCTGAAGCCTTTGGTGGCATTGTGTCCGATATACCCGTCAAATTCGTCTCTGCTGTGGTGTTCAACAtcatcttctacttcctAGCTGGCTTG CGTTACGAACCATCCCAGTTCTTTATATTCTTCCTGTTTACTTTTCTAAGCACACTTGCGATGTCTGGTATCTTCCGGACCCTTGCAGCTTCGACGAAGACACTTGCACAAGCAATGGCTATGGCTGGCGTCATCGTGTTGGCCATCGTCATCTACACCGGGTTTGTAATACCTACACCTCAAATGTCCTCTATACCATGGTTTAGTTGGATTCGATGGATCAACCCAGTTTTTTATACCTTCGAGGCTCTAATTGCCAACGAATTCCACGGCCGACGCTTCACATGCTCACAGTTCATACCATCATATCCGACACTGACTGGTGACTCTTTTATCTGCTCCATTCGTGGCAGTGTTGCTGGTGAAAGGACTGTCTCTGGAGATGCTTACATCGAAACCCAGTACAACTATACGTATGCACATGAATGGAGAAATCTCGGGATCCTCATAGGgttctggatcttcttcactgtgGTCTACTTGATCGCAACAGAACTCAACTCGGCAACCTCGTCTAAAGCTGAGTTCCTTGTATTCCGGCGAGGCCATGTCCCTCCCCACATGCGCGGCCTCGATAAAAAGCCCCAGGGAGATGCCGGGGCTGGTAGTGTTGCCGTGGCCCACAGATCCGCCGAATCAGAGAAGGATGCATCTGCTCTTCCCGAACAGCATAGTATATTTACGTGGAGAAATGTTTGCTATGATATTCCCGTCAAAGGAGGCCAGCGACGTCTTCTGGACAATGTCTCTGGATGGGTCAAGCCTGGAACACTCACAGCTTTGATGGGGGTATCAGGCGCCGGGAAGACTACTTTGCTTGATGTCCTGGCAAAACGTGTTTCGATAGGCGTTGTTACAGGCGACATGCTTGTGGACGGAAAGCCACTTGACAGTAGCTTCCAAAGGAAGACGGGATATGTACAACAGCAGGATCTGCATCTTTCTACAACAACTGTCAGAGAAGCTCTGCGCTTCAGCGCACTTCTACGCCAACCTAAGTCGGTTTCCAAGAAAGAGAAGTATAAACACGTTGAGGAGGTTATTGAAATGCTTAATATGCAGGACTTTGCCAGTGCTATTGTCGGAACACCTGGTGAAGGTCTTAATGTTGAGCAGAGAAAATTACTGACAATTGGTGTGGAGCTTGCCGCTAAGCCCGCGCTTCTGATCTTTCTTGATGAGCCAACTAGTGGACTGGACTCACAAAGCTCTTGGGCTATTTGTGCTTTCCTCAGGAAGCTTGCAAATCATGGCCAAGCAGTGCTCTCCACTATTCACCAGCCCAGTGCGCTATTGTTTCAGCAGTTCGAtcgccttctcttcttggcAAAAGGAGGGCGGACGGTTTACTTTGGAGATATAGGAGAGCAGTCACAAACCTTACTGACATATTTTGAGTCAAATGGTGCAAGGCCATGTGGGCCGTCAGAAAAT CCCGCCGAGTATATGTTGGAAATTATAGGTGCCGGTGCCTCTGGCAGAGCTACCAAGGACTGGCCAGCTGTTTGGAACGATAGCCAACAGGCCCATGATAttcaaaaagaaattgaTCGGATTCACCAAGAGAGAGCCTCTGCCCCTGAAACTGGCAATGACGATGCGCAGAAAGGAGAATACGCCATGCCGTTCCCCAACCAGCTGTGGCACGTAACCCATCGTGTCTTCCAGCAGTATTGGCGTGAACCTTCCTACGTATGGGCCAAGCTTATTTTGGCTACTCTTGCCTCCTTGTTCATCGGTTTCACATTTTTCAAACCCGATAGCAACATGCAAGGGTTTCAGGATGTCCTGTTCAGCGCATTTATGCTCACTTCGATTTTCTCAACTCTGGTGCAGCA GATAATGCCAAAATTTGTGGTTCAGCGGTCACTCTACGAGGTGCGAGAAAGACCCTCCAAAGCGTACTCATGGGCAGCATTCCTTGTCGCCAACGTTCTGGTTGAGATACCCTACCAAATCCTCGCCGGAGTCATTGCCTACGCgtgctactactatccaaTCTACGGAGCCAATCAGGCATCTCACCGACAAGGGCTCATGTTACTCTTCGTCGTACAATTCTACATGTTCACCTCGACGTTTGCCGCTTTGGTAATTTCCGCGCTGCCTGATGCCGAAACAGGAGGTTCCATCGCCACGCTCATGTTTATCATGGCTCTGACGTTCAATGGTGTTATGCAACCACCCCAAGCACTGCCAGGTTTTTGGATCTTCATGTACCGGGTCTCTCCACTGACCTACCTGATTGCGGGTATCACGGCAACAGGGTTACACGGACGGGCGATTCAATGTTCTAGCGAGGAGATGAGCGTATTCAATCCTCCCTCTGGTCAGACCTGTGGCCAGTACATGGCTCAGTATTTGCAAACTGCGGCGGGGACACTTTCTAACCCAGCAGCGACTCAAGGATGTCAATACTGTCAGCTGCAGAATGCCGATCAATACCTTGCAACAAGTGAAATCT ACTACAGCCAGCGCTGGCGGAACTTTGGAATAGGATGGGCATACGTGGGGTTCAACATCATGGGTACAGTCGCCTTGTACTACATGTTCCGGGTCAAGCACTACAACCCCACTAGTCTGGTCAGAGGCGTGGTACAGGGCGCAAGGGTGGTCTGCCGCGTGTTCAAGAGACGATCCGGACAGACGcccaaaggaagagaagccgaGAACGGAAAATTGTTCTAG
- a CDS encoding uncharacterized protein (BUSCO:EOG092646C6;~COG:A;~EggNog:ENOG410PH7N;~InterPro:IPR010301;~PFAM:PF05997;~go_component: GO:0030688 - preribosome, small subunit precursor [Evidence IEA];~go_process: GO:0006364 - rRNA processing [Evidence IEA]), whose protein sequence is MPSIHPIPLLLTNHHQTTGFYHSDRPLTQQALARTLSYSLVPTLPRSTLHRFLRAFWITIGRDFHSLDRLRLDKYLFLIRCYVGVAFEVLLKPQSTTTTSTNGGKRKREEEPTSSKRNKKNNNKNKKQQQQQQTQQQSEESTTSTEPQDWTALESYINIIEEGPLCPLNFDPDQPPMNEKADYVPMPHGPDGLRYHVMDVWIDELEKVLEFEEIEGAEEGQQTKKIKGGVPMELLLRPIEKLKKESGYKPVRVRAAETLDDERLVEWGVKERKVVEESSDEEWDGFD, encoded by the coding sequence ATGCCCTCAATCCACCCTATTCCCCTACTCCTcactaaccaccaccaaaccacAGGCTTCTACCACTCCGACCGTCCCCTAACGCAACAAGCCCTCGCCCGCACCCTCAGCTACAGCCTCGTCCCAACCCTCCCCCGGAGCACCTTGCACCGCTTCCTCCGCGCCTTCTGGATAACCATCGGCCGGGACTTCCACTCGCTCGACCGTCTCCGTCTAGACAAGTACCTATTCCTGATCCGTTGCTACGTGGGCGTTGCATTCGAGGTGCTCCTCAAGccccaatccaccaccaccacatccacaaacGGCGGCAAGcgcaaaagagaagaagagcctaCATCCTCGAAgcggaacaagaagaacaacaacaagaacaagaaacaacaacaacagcaacaaacccaacaacaatccGAAGAGTCAACGACATCAACCGAACCCCAAGATTGGACAGCCCTTGAATCctacatcaacatcatcgaaGAAGGACCCCTGTGCCCATTGAACTTCGACCCGGATCAACCGCCCATGAATGAGAAGGCGGATTACGTGCCGATGCCGCACGGACCGGACGGATTGCGGTACCATGTGATGGATGTGTGGATTGAtgagttggagaaggtgttggagtttgaggagattgaagggGCGGAGGAAGGGCaacagacgaagaagatcaagggcGGAGTGCCCATGGAGCTTTTGTTGAGGCCGAttgagaagttgaagaaggagagtgGGTATAAGCCTGTGCGGGTTCGGGCTGCGGAGACGTTGGATGATGAGCGGTTGGTTGAGTGGGGGGttaaggagaggaaggtggtggaggagagtagTGATGAGGAGTGGGATGGGTTTGATTGA